Genomic segment of Mesotoga sp. BH458_6_3_2_1:
CGGTCTTCACTAAGATCTCGGCACCAAGTCTTTTCTTGAGCAACCTGTTATCGTAGAAATTTCTTGCTGAAAGCACCAGTTCAATATTTATCTTCTTGAGAGCGGCTTCACTTAGAGTGTAGATCTCGGCATCACTGCAGGCGGCGATTCTGTCAGATACCAGGCAGTCATAGTGGGTTACTAGATCGCTATTCAGTCTTAGAATCGCGAAATCTCTCTTTTCTTTCTGGTAGCGGAAGGTCATCGCATTCCTGGTATTCAAGAACAGCGGTACATATTCATGTAGGGACTTTCTTTCTCTGATCGTTTGAACGGTCTGATCTGAGTAATCATCGTACGGTATCTCCAGAGTCTCTACTGCCATCTTGCTCATTACTCCGTGTTCGAGTATCGAAGGAATGTTATTTACTGGCGAAAGATAGTAGAGATGCTTCACTCCGAACGCCTGTAAGGGATTACTGCTCGTAACCATTATCTCACCTCCCTTTCAAGGTTTATAATCACACTTTTTTACGAGGCTTTGGATTCTCAAATGGAAAGCGTATAATATCGTTGAAACTGAATTACTAATTCTTTGCAGTTGTCTGTTTTGGAGGATTTATGGTTAAGAAAATCACTTATTCCTTGCAGCAGGTCTTCGCCGGTCTAGAACTTCTGATAAAAGAGGACTACAGATCGTTGTTCGAGAAGTTCTCTCCGGGATTGCGACTGATCGAAACGCTCGAGGAGCCTTCCGGTTCTGCTCTAGCGGAGTTCTCGTTTACATTCGAAGAAGAACGTTATTCTGTAAGGTTCAAGGTTCTATATCCCGATCAGGATGGTGCCTTTTCATATCTTTCGAAAATGTATTCAACGCCGCTGGTTCTGCTTGAGAAGAGGGGACGTTCCTCTGACTATCTCGATCTCGAGAACTTCTGGATAGTGCCAGGGTATTACTTGAGAATGGCCTTTGTGTGCTTGCAGGTTTTGAGAGAACTGCAGTCAAAAAACGGCATGGAACGTGTAGATACAGTCCTCGAAACGGCTGAAACTCTTCTCAACAGAACTGTTGTTGGAACCGAGATTCTCAAGCAATACGACAAAGGTGACATTGAGGAAGAACCCGAGATAAAGAATCCGAAGTATCTGAAAGTCCCGATCCTCTTTGAACTGCCCTCTTCAAACGGGCTTCTGCAGATATCCGAGCTGAGAAAGGCGGTCATACCCGGAGACAAGGTAAAGGAGTCGCTTAGGTTGCCTCATTTCTCCCATCTAGGGAAGCTGGATCTTCTCGAGACTCCTGAATCCGTGAGAATCGGAATGAATCTCTTCCT
This window contains:
- a CDS encoding DUF4433 domain-containing protein, which produces MVTSSNPLQAFGVKHLYYLSPVNNIPSILEHGVMSKMAVETLEIPYDDYSDQTVQTIRERKSLHEYVPLFLNTRNAMTFRYQKEKRDFAILRLNSDLVTHYDCLVSDRIAACSDAEIYTLSEAALKKINIELVLSARNFYDNRLLKKRLGAEILVKTDMIEPEWIECIILDGTTEKINGVSIRQLRDSGYNYYFEG